In one window of Procambarus clarkii isolate CNS0578487 chromosome 63, FALCON_Pclarkii_2.0, whole genome shotgun sequence DNA:
- the LOC138354549 gene encoding spidroin-2-like, whose product MVSHIPEPIKQMVAIGSSGPGLVVAAGSSGPGLVVAAGSSGLGLVVAAGSSGPGLVVAAGSSGPGLVVTAGSSGLGLVVAAGSSGPGLVVAAGSSGPGLVVAAGSSGSGLVVAAGSSGSGLVVAAGSSGSGLVVAAGSSGSGLVVAAGSSGPGLVVAAGSSGPGLVVAAGISGPGLVVAAGSSGPGLVVAAGSSGSSGPGLVVAAGISGPGLVVAAGISGPGLVVAAGSSGLGLVVAAGSSGPGLVVAAGSSGPGLVVAAGSSGPGLVVAAGSSGSGLVVAAGSSGSGLVVAAGSSGSGLVVAAGSSGPGLVVAAGSSGPGLVVAAGSSGPGLVVAAGISGPGLVVAAGISGPGLVVAAGISGPGLVVAAGSSGPGLVVAAGSSGPGLVVASGSSGPGLVVAAGSSGSGLVVAAGSSGSGLVVAAGISGPGLVVAAGISGPGLVVAAGISGPGLVVAAGSSGPGLVVAAGSSDELEVVDDLR is encoded by the exons ATGGTGTCCCATATTCCAGAACCAATTAAACAAATG GTTGCTATAGGCAGCAGTGGCccggggctggtggtggctgcaggcagcagtggtccggggctggtggtggctgcaggcaGCAGTGGTTtagggctggtggtggctgcaggcagcagtggtccggggctggtggtggctgcaggcaGCAGTGGTCCGGGGCTGGTGGTGACTGCAGGCAGCAGTGGTTtagggctggtggtggctgcaggcagcagtggtccggggctggtggtggctgcaggcagcagtggtccggggctggtggtggctgcaggcaGCAGTGGTtcagggctggtggtggctgcaggcaGCAGTGGTtcagggctggtggtggctgcaggcaGCAGTGGTtcagggctggtggtggctgcaggcaGCAGTGGTtcagggctggtggtggctgcaggcagcagtggtccggggctggtggtggctgcaggcagcagtggtccggggctggtggtggctgcaggcaTCAGTGGCccggggctggtggtggctgcaggcagcagtggtccgggcctggtggtggctgcaggcagcagtg gcagcagtggtccggggctggtggtggctgcaggcaTCAGTGGTccggggctggtggtggctgcaggcaTCAGTGGCccggggctggtggtggctgcaggcaGCAGTGGTTtagggctggtggtggctgcaggcagcagtggtccggggctggtggtggctgcaggcagcagtggtccggggctggtggtggctgcaggcagcagtggtccggggctggtggtggctgcaggcaGCAGTGGTtcagggctggtggtggctgcaggcaGCAGTGGTtcagggctggtggtggctgcaggcaGCAGTGGTtcagggctggtggtggctgcaggcagcagtggtccggggctggtggtggctgcaggcagcagtggtccggggctggtggtggctgcaggcaGCAGTGGCccggggctggtggtggctgcaggcaTCAGTGGCccggggctggtggtggctgcaggcaTCAGTGGCccggggctggtggtggctgcaggcaTCAGTGGCccggggctggtggtggctgcaggcaGCAGTGGCccggggctggtggtggctgcaggcaGCAGTGGCCCGGGGCTGGTGGTGGCTTCAGGCAGCAGTGGCccggggctggtggtggctgcaggcaGCAGTGGTtcagggctggtggtggctgcaggcaGCAGTGGTtcagggctggtggtggctgcaggcaTCAGTGGTccggggctggtggtggctgcaggcaTCAGTGGCccggggctggtggtggctgcaggcaTCAGTGGCccggggctggtggtggctgcaggcagcagtggtccgggcctggtggtggctgcaggcagcagtg ATGAACTGGAGGTTGTAGATGACCTTAGATGA